The Algoriphagus sp. TR-M9 genome has a window encoding:
- a CDS encoding DNA polymerase III subunit, giving the protein MQFAAIPGLPETKENLINAVKNNHLAHALLFHGPEGSASLTMALALCTYLYCENPTESDSCGNCPSCQRMSRLVMPDLNFAFPTIAKAKEDDKEEDEKVDLMSNWRKFAMDQPYGNVHDFIYFNKFEKKQLNISKGAARKIIQTLSLKSFEGGYKIMLIWAAEFLHPSAANALLKIIEEPQPKTLFILVTSQADQLLTTILSRTQKVLIRGFSDEEIQEHLSVTNLCDSESAGQIAMLADGNMREAFRLVEQVEDLQVKKIREWFLFCYKADFQSLFSLADDFHKSDKEAQKSLLLTGLNVVREILLKNVGLDQLLRTQNEDRKFVDNISGKVLKEDHLGVLYETFNEAHYFLERNGNAKFIFTDLSMKVTRLMASIS; this is encoded by the coding sequence ATGCAATTCGCAGCTATACCGGGATTACCCGAGACCAAGGAAAATCTGATCAATGCAGTAAAGAACAACCATCTGGCGCACGCTTTACTTTTTCATGGGCCGGAAGGGTCAGCCAGCTTGACTATGGCCTTGGCTCTGTGCACTTATTTGTATTGTGAAAATCCCACAGAAAGCGATTCCTGCGGGAACTGTCCATCCTGCCAGCGGATGAGCAGGCTGGTGATGCCAGATCTGAATTTCGCCTTTCCGACTATCGCCAAAGCGAAAGAGGACGACAAGGAAGAAGATGAAAAGGTGGACCTGATGAGCAATTGGAGGAAGTTTGCCATGGATCAGCCCTATGGAAATGTCCATGACTTTATTTATTTCAATAAGTTTGAGAAAAAGCAACTGAACATCTCCAAGGGGGCGGCGAGGAAAATCATCCAAACACTTTCTCTAAAGTCCTTTGAAGGTGGCTATAAAATCATGTTGATCTGGGCTGCGGAATTTCTGCACCCATCAGCAGCTAATGCCTTGCTGAAAATCATAGAAGAACCTCAGCCCAAAACGCTTTTTATTCTGGTTACTTCCCAGGCAGACCAGCTGCTGACTACCATTCTGTCCAGAACTCAGAAAGTTTTGATCCGAGGGTTTTCAGATGAGGAGATCCAAGAGCACCTTTCAGTAACGAACCTCTGTGACTCCGAGTCTGCGGGTCAAATAGCCATGCTGGCTGATGGAAATATGCGGGAGGCTTTTCGCTTAGTGGAGCAAGTAGAGGACTTGCAAGTAAAAAAAATCCGGGAGTGGTTTCTGTTTTGCTACAAAGCAGATTTTCAAAGCCTTTTCAGTCTGGCAGATGATTTTCACAAGTCGGATAAGGAAGCTCAAAAGTCCCTTTTGCTTACAGGCCTGAATGTGGTCAGGGAGATTTTGCTCAAAAACGTGGGGCTGGATCAACTGCTTCGTACCCAAAATGAAGATCGCAAGTTTGTGGATAATATCAGTGGCAAAGTGCTCAAGGAAGACCATCTAGGAGTGCTGTATGAGACTTTTAATGAAGCTCACTATTTTCTGGAGCGAAATGGCAATGCAAAGTTTATTTTCACAGACCTTTCGATGAAAGTCACTAGATTAATGGCAAGTATCAGTTGA
- a CDS encoding GlmU family protein has protein sequence MDSILLFDDPAIRGSLLPFTFTRPVAEIRVGILKISEKWEKITQSSVSFLTQDYLQSKFPRKSGKALAINGALLPDEMLLSRLKNLDKDEALYFGKTLLATYIGETEKNLDFARDKKIIQLQAEPSLLLKPWNIFQLNGAEIKKDFAVLTKGRQSAKITDPFTRVYAPENVFVEEGAVIRAAVLNAENGPIYIGRNTEIQEGTLIRGPFALCEGSTLNMGAKIKGDTTVGPQSKVGGEVSNSVIFGYSNKGHEGFLGNSVVGEWCNMGADTNTSNLKNNYAPVKLWDYTKGGYASTGLQFCGLMMGDHSKCGINTMFNTGTVVSVGANIFGDGFPRNFVPSFSWGGAGPVSTYLFPKFLETAKAVMGRRGQELTAVDEEILATIFDLTKNYRIWETSS, from the coding sequence ATGGACTCGATTTTGTTGTTTGATGACCCGGCTATCCGTGGTTCATTGCTGCCTTTTACTTTTACCAGACCGGTGGCAGAAATCCGTGTGGGAATTTTGAAGATTTCAGAAAAATGGGAGAAAATCACCCAATCCTCTGTTTCTTTTCTGACCCAGGATTATTTGCAAAGTAAATTTCCTAGGAAAAGTGGAAAAGCCCTCGCTATCAATGGGGCATTGCTGCCAGATGAAATGCTACTGTCTAGGCTGAAAAACCTGGACAAAGACGAGGCTTTGTACTTTGGCAAAACCCTCCTTGCTACTTACATAGGCGAGACGGAAAAGAATTTGGATTTTGCCCGAGACAAAAAAATCATTCAACTGCAGGCGGAGCCTTCCTTGCTGCTGAAGCCTTGGAATATATTTCAACTCAATGGAGCTGAAATTAAGAAGGACTTTGCTGTGCTGACCAAAGGGAGGCAATCAGCAAAAATCACTGATCCATTTACCAGGGTGTATGCTCCAGAAAATGTCTTCGTAGAGGAAGGGGCCGTTATCAGAGCGGCTGTTCTGAATGCAGAAAATGGCCCTATCTATATTGGCAGAAATACCGAAATCCAAGAAGGCACCCTCATTCGTGGTCCCTTTGCCCTGTGCGAAGGATCTACCCTCAATATGGGGGCTAAAATCAAAGGAGATACCACCGTGGGCCCGCAGAGCAAAGTGGGCGGAGAGGTGTCTAATTCAGTGATTTTTGGCTACAGTAACAAAGGCCATGAAGGTTTTCTGGGCAATTCGGTAGTGGGGGAGTGGTGTAATATGGGAGCAGATACCAATACCAGTAACCTGAAGAATAATTATGCGCCGGTGAAGCTTTGGGATTATACCAAAGGGGGGTATGCCTCTACCGGTCTGCAGTTTTGTGGGCTGATGATGGGGGATCACTCTAAGTGTGGGATCAATACCATGTTCAACACGGGAACGGTAGTCAGTGTAGGTGCCAATATTTTCGGAGATGGATTCCCACGCAATTTCGTTCCTTCCTTTTCCTGGGGCGGGGCTGGGCCGGTTTCTACTTATTTGTTTCCCAAGTTTCTGGAAACAGCAAAGGCGGTAATGGGGAGAAGAGGTCAGGAACTGACTGCTGTGGATGAGGAAATTTTAGCTACTATTTTCGATTTGACAAAAAACTATAGAATTTGGGAAACTTCATCCTGA
- a CDS encoding type B 50S ribosomal protein L31 yields the protein MKADIHPNYREVVFHDTSSEFKFLTKSTIETSETITWEDGNEYPLYKIEVSSQSHPFYTGKKMMLDTAGRVEKFNRRYAKKK from the coding sequence ATGAAAGCTGATATCCATCCAAACTACAGAGAGGTCGTATTCCACGATACATCTAGCGAGTTTAAGTTTCTGACCAAGTCAACTATCGAAACAAGCGAGACTATCACTTGGGAAGATGGAAATGAATATCCTTTGTATAAGATCGAGGTGAGCTCTCAGTCTCATCCATTCTATACAGGTAAGAAAATGATGCTTGATACTGCGGGTCGAGTGGAGAAATTCAACAGAAGATACGCGAAGAAGAAGTAA
- a CDS encoding ABC transporter ATP-binding protein: protein MKTYLRILSYAKPYGKFVPVYIFYAFFSIVFGLLNFTLLKPLFDVIFEQVDPESLALYASKPEFSFSIEYFTHLFNYNFLQIAEEHGKMGTLYYVCAIIVVSVFLSNLFTYLAGVVLAKVRATVIKRMRMDVFEQVSSLHIGYFSNERKGDLMSKMTNDVQEVENTIVQSLRVVFREPATIILYFTVLFFMSVKLTLFTILIIPISGAIIGGITRRLKKKAVQSQQSLGRIVNILDETLGGMRVIKAFNAEGFMKSKFDTETDYYAGVNVNMARKNELASPISQFLGVFVVAGILVYGGSLVLSGNSDLDASDFITYIIIFTQVLNPAKEISRAVSSIQRGIASAERIFTVVDTPTEISAPQNPIDLGSFDKALEVNQVSFAYQDSLVLKDINFTLSKGKTIALVGPSGGGKSTLADLVPRFYDPSEGEILLDGKNLKSFDLKDLRSLMGIVTQESILFNDTVFNNIAFGLDHASEEQVIEAAKIANAHEFIEKMESGYQTSIGERGSKLSGGQRQRLSIARAVLKNPPILILDEATSALDSESEHLVQEALTKLMSNRTTLVIAHRLSTIQHADEILVIEQGKIVQRGTHNELMQTEGLYQKLSSIQSV from the coding sequence ATGAAGACCTATTTACGAATTCTTTCCTATGCCAAGCCTTACGGAAAATTCGTGCCCGTATATATATTCTACGCTTTCTTTTCCATAGTCTTTGGCTTGCTGAATTTCACTTTATTAAAGCCCTTGTTTGACGTGATCTTCGAGCAAGTGGATCCAGAGTCCTTAGCTCTTTATGCAAGCAAACCTGAGTTCAGCTTTTCCATAGAGTATTTCACTCACCTTTTCAATTACAATTTTCTTCAAATCGCTGAGGAACATGGCAAAATGGGCACCTTATATTATGTCTGTGCCATCATTGTGGTTTCGGTTTTCTTATCCAACCTCTTCACTTATCTCGCCGGGGTGGTTCTGGCTAAAGTCCGCGCCACGGTCATCAAGCGAATGCGCATGGATGTATTCGAGCAGGTGAGCAGCCTACATATAGGGTATTTTTCTAATGAGAGGAAGGGAGACCTGATGTCAAAAATGACCAATGACGTACAGGAAGTAGAAAACACCATAGTACAATCCCTCCGCGTGGTTTTCCGCGAACCTGCCACGATCATCCTTTACTTCACGGTATTGTTTTTCATGTCGGTCAAGCTGACTCTATTTACGATCCTCATCATTCCCATCTCCGGCGCCATCATAGGTGGAATCACCCGAAGATTGAAAAAGAAAGCCGTGCAAAGTCAACAGTCCCTAGGCAGGATAGTCAATATTCTCGACGAGACTTTAGGCGGAATGCGGGTAATCAAAGCCTTCAATGCCGAGGGTTTTATGAAGTCAAAATTTGACACAGAAACAGATTACTATGCAGGAGTAAATGTGAACATGGCCCGGAAAAATGAGCTAGCCTCACCTATTTCACAGTTTCTGGGAGTCTTCGTAGTGGCCGGAATATTAGTTTACGGTGGCAGTTTGGTTCTCAGCGGAAATTCCGACCTGGATGCATCCGACTTCATCACCTATATCATCATTTTCACGCAGGTACTGAACCCAGCAAAAGAAATCTCCCGTGCTGTAAGCAGTATTCAAAGAGGGATAGCTTCTGCTGAGCGTATTTTCACCGTAGTAGATACGCCTACAGAAATTTCTGCTCCGCAAAACCCCATAGACTTAGGCAGTTTTGACAAAGCACTGGAAGTCAATCAGGTGAGTTTTGCTTATCAGGATAGCTTAGTGCTAAAAGACATCAATTTCACCTTGAGTAAAGGCAAGACTATTGCCCTGGTAGGGCCTTCAGGTGGAGGAAAATCCACTTTAGCGGATTTGGTCCCCAGGTTTTATGATCCCAGCGAAGGAGAGATTTTATTGGATGGAAAAAACTTGAAATCCTTTGATCTCAAAGATTTGCGAAGTCTCATGGGCATAGTGACACAGGAGTCGATTCTATTTAATGATACGGTCTTTAACAATATTGCTTTTGGACTGGATCATGCCTCAGAGGAGCAGGTGATAGAAGCCGCCAAAATTGCCAACGCCCATGAATTCATTGAAAAAATGGAGTCAGGCTACCAAACTTCCATAGGCGAACGAGGTTCTAAACTTTCGGGAGGTCAGCGTCAGCGCCTGAGCATAGCCAGGGCAGTATTGAAAAACCCTCCTATATTGATTTTGGATGAGGCCACTTCTGCCTTAGACTCAGAATCCGAGCACTTGGTGCAGGAAGCCCTCACCAAACTGATGAGTAACAGAACCACCCTGGTGATCGCCCACAGACTCAGCACCATCCAGCATGCCGACGAGATCCTGGTCATTGAGCAGGGTAAAATTGTGCAGCGTGGAACCCACAATGAATTGATGCAGACAGAAGGCTTATACCAGAAGCTTTCTAGTATTCAGTCCGTTTAG
- a CDS encoding YifB family Mg chelatase-like AAA ATPase → MVAKTFGSAVSGVDANIITIEVNVGQGTSFFMVGLPDSAVKESQQRVESALKYYSFRMPRQKVVINLAPADVRKEGSAYDLPIAMGILQASEQVEFPALSDYVIMGELSLDGNLRPIKGVLPIAIEARKKGFKGFILPLENAKEASIVNNLDIIGVETIQQAADFLSGELQIDPLVTDTREIFYHSLDDIEFDFADVQGQENIKRAMEIAAAGGHNVIMIGPPGAGKTMLAKRLPSILPPLTLVEALESTKIHSVAGKLGKNGSLLANRPFRSPHHTISDVALVGGGGNPQPGEISLAHNGVLFLDELPEFKRTVLEVMRQPLEERRVTISRAKVSVDFPANFMLIASMNPCPCGYYNHPEKECVCGPGIVQRYLNKVSGPLLDRIDLHVEVTPVKFDEMTSTRKSESSKEIRERVIKGRERQKERFKDNPEVFCNAMMPSHMVKQICQINEAGKTLLKTAMERLGLSARAYDRILKVARTIADISGSEDIKVEHLAEAIQYRSLDREGWAG, encoded by the coding sequence ATGGTAGCAAAAACTTTTGGAAGTGCCGTTTCAGGCGTAGACGCAAACATCATCACCATCGAAGTAAATGTTGGTCAAGGCACCAGTTTTTTCATGGTGGGACTTCCAGACTCTGCAGTCAAAGAATCTCAGCAGCGGGTAGAGAGCGCTTTGAAATATTACAGTTTCAGAATGCCCCGGCAAAAAGTAGTCATCAATCTCGCTCCTGCAGATGTGCGCAAGGAAGGCTCGGCCTATGATTTACCTATTGCAATGGGAATTCTCCAGGCTTCAGAACAGGTAGAATTTCCGGCACTGAGCGATTATGTGATCATGGGCGAACTCTCACTTGACGGCAATCTCCGACCGATCAAAGGCGTTTTGCCGATCGCGATAGAAGCCCGAAAAAAAGGATTTAAGGGTTTCATACTTCCCTTGGAAAACGCCAAAGAAGCTTCAATTGTCAATAATTTAGACATCATAGGGGTGGAGACTATACAGCAGGCAGCAGATTTCCTATCCGGAGAATTGCAGATCGATCCGCTGGTTACCGATACTAGAGAAATCTTTTATCATTCTTTAGATGATATCGAGTTTGATTTTGCCGATGTACAGGGTCAGGAAAACATCAAGCGCGCAATGGAAATCGCCGCCGCCGGTGGACATAATGTAATCATGATAGGTCCTCCAGGTGCCGGCAAAACCATGCTTGCCAAACGTCTCCCCTCCATACTTCCTCCTCTCACCCTGGTAGAAGCGCTAGAGTCCACCAAGATTCATTCGGTAGCCGGAAAGCTGGGTAAAAACGGATCCTTACTCGCAAACCGCCCTTTTCGCTCACCTCATCACACCATTAGTGATGTAGCCTTAGTGGGAGGAGGTGGAAACCCTCAGCCTGGAGAGATATCGCTGGCTCATAACGGTGTATTGTTTTTGGATGAATTGCCGGAATTTAAACGCACCGTACTGGAGGTGATGCGCCAACCGCTGGAGGAACGACGTGTCACCATTTCCAGAGCGAAAGTTTCAGTGGATTTCCCTGCAAATTTTATGCTGATTGCCAGCATGAACCCCTGCCCCTGCGGCTACTACAATCATCCAGAAAAGGAATGTGTCTGTGGCCCAGGCATCGTACAGCGCTATTTGAACAAAGTTTCAGGACCTCTTCTGGATCGTATAGATTTACATGTAGAAGTGACTCCAGTAAAATTTGATGAAATGACCTCCACCCGGAAATCAGAATCAAGTAAGGAGATCCGAGAGAGAGTCATCAAAGGACGAGAACGCCAAAAAGAGCGGTTCAAAGACAACCCGGAGGTTTTCTGTAACGCCATGATGCCTTCACATATGGTAAAGCAAATCTGCCAGATTAACGAAGCAGGCAAAACCCTGCTAAAAACTGCGATGGAGCGCTTGGGCTTATCTGCCAGAGCCTATGACAGGATTTTGAAAGTAGCTAGAACAATCGCTGACATCTCAGGAAGTGAAGATATAAAAGTGGAGCACCTGGCTGAAGCGATACAGTATAGGAGTCTAGATCGAGAAGGCTGGGCCGGGTGA
- a CDS encoding DUF2214 family protein, which produces MTPEIILRYLHFISIFAIVGSLVSEHLLLKKELTRKEIKRLATIDGVYGMAALTLLAVGLTLWLGGYGKPSEYYTLNFIFHIKISLFASIGFLSIYPTVFFIKNRKGNPEEVIQIPKTIFMLLRLELLLLFIIPLLAGLMAKGIGYFG; this is translated from the coding sequence ATGACCCCAGAAATCATTCTACGTTACCTTCATTTTATCAGCATTTTTGCAATTGTGGGATCATTGGTCTCTGAGCACCTCTTACTGAAAAAAGAACTGACACGAAAAGAAATCAAGCGATTGGCAACCATCGACGGGGTTTATGGAATGGCAGCTCTCACGCTTTTGGCTGTAGGGCTTACGCTTTGGCTAGGAGGGTATGGGAAACCTTCGGAATACTACACGCTCAATTTCATTTTTCATATCAAAATTTCCCTGTTCGCCAGCATAGGCTTTTTGTCGATTTACCCCACCGTCTTTTTCATCAAAAACAGAAAAGGCAACCCGGAGGAAGTTATCCAAATCCCAAAAACAATCTTTATGCTGCTCAGGTTAGAACTGTTGTTATTGTTTATCATTCCTCTTTTGGCGGGATTGATGGCAAAAGGAATCGGCTACTTTGGGTAA
- a CDS encoding MBL fold metallo-hydrolase: MKYFTLLLILISIDVFGQDKIPTNDGDITITPITHGTLVLEHVNEVIYVDPYGGAELFSKQKKPTLVFITDIHGDHLNQQTLDGLDLSAATIVAPQAVADQLTAGTGMKVEVMANGQTKTINGIQTEAIPMYNLPETSDSRHPKGRGNGYVLDLGGKKVYISGDTEDIAEMRSLQQIAIAFVCMNLPYTMDVDQAASAVVEFKPEIVYPYHYRGTDGLNDIDKFKALVNEAAPDVEVRLRNWYQ; encoded by the coding sequence ATGAAATACTTCACCCTCCTCCTCATCCTGATTTCAATTGATGTCTTTGGTCAAGACAAAATCCCAACCAATGACGGCGACATCACCATTACCCCGATTACCCATGGCACTTTAGTCCTGGAGCATGTAAATGAGGTCATCTATGTGGACCCCTATGGAGGAGCTGAGCTTTTCAGCAAGCAAAAAAAGCCAACTTTGGTTTTCATCACAGATATTCATGGTGATCACTTAAACCAGCAAACTCTAGATGGGTTGGATTTATCAGCAGCCACTATAGTCGCTCCCCAGGCTGTAGCAGATCAACTCACGGCAGGCACTGGAATGAAAGTAGAAGTGATGGCAAATGGCCAAACCAAAACCATCAATGGGATACAAACTGAAGCTATTCCCATGTATAATCTACCGGAAACCTCTGACTCCAGACATCCAAAAGGCCGAGGAAATGGCTATGTGCTCGATTTGGGAGGTAAAAAAGTTTACATCTCAGGAGACACGGAAGACATTGCCGAGATGCGCTCCCTTCAGCAAATAGCTATCGCATTTGTCTGCATGAATTTACCCTATACCATGGATGTGGACCAAGCTGCCAGCGCTGTTGTCGAATTCAAACCTGAGATAGTTTACCCCTATCATTACCGAGGAACAGACGGGCTTAATGACATTGATAAATTCAAAGCCTTGGTAAATGAAGCAGCCCCGGATGTGGAGGTTCGTCTGAGAAACTGGTATCAATAA
- a CDS encoding VOC family protein — translation MKRSSQFLLVAFVMLFIGLTVGITLGKKLQPIEKGEILGINHIAIATEDFEKSASYYRDTLGFPLAIEFKDEEGNPAWSYFQVSKTTFIELVPASPSRPAGLDHFGLETSGTESLLKQLRDFGLDANGPRVSSLTGIHIGTTKDLDGVPIEFIGAVPGSAHRKAMDGWDKH, via the coding sequence ATGAAACGCTCAAGTCAATTTCTCCTGGTCGCATTTGTCATGCTTTTCATCGGGCTGACAGTCGGCATCACTTTAGGCAAAAAACTACAGCCCATAGAGAAAGGAGAAATCCTTGGCATCAACCACATTGCAATAGCCACAGAAGATTTCGAAAAATCCGCAAGTTACTACAGAGACACGCTTGGCTTTCCTTTAGCAATCGAATTCAAAGACGAAGAGGGAAACCCTGCCTGGTCATACTTTCAGGTAAGTAAAACCACATTTATAGAACTAGTGCCGGCATCCCCATCTCGACCAGCTGGATTGGATCATTTTGGCTTAGAAACCAGTGGCACAGAATCCCTGCTGAAGCAACTCAGGGATTTTGGTTTAGATGCCAATGGGCCAAGAGTCAGTTCGCTGACAGGCATTCATATAGGCACCACCAAAGATCTCGACGGAGTTCCTATTGAATTCATAGGTGCAGTGCCCGGCTCCGCTCACCGAAAAGCAATGGATGGATGGGATAAGCATTGA
- a CDS encoding trans-sulfuration enzyme family protein produces MKLETLAIHGGNIVSDKEKPVIQPITLSTTFVHQPESMIYARANNPNRHALEQLLAGLEKGADAAAFSSGNAAGVSVFQALDPGSHLIAPDDMYHGLKNAIETIFKGILEATFVDMTDLDAVEQAFQPNTKLVWVETPSNPLLKITDIRAVAKLAKAKGAILACDNTFATPVFQNPIAQGADIVMHSSTKYFGGHSDIMGGALITKVQDEFWEKVKNVQIGGGAVPTPMDCYYLCRSIKTLPYRMKGHAEHAMVLANFLDGHQAVEKVYYPGLKAHPGHDIAAAQMTGFGGIVSFLVKSGADAADVVISKLRYFTNATSLGGVESLIERRAASEGPDTLTPQNLIRVSVGLEHLDDLLEDLERALAAS; encoded by the coding sequence ATGAAGTTAGAAACCTTAGCCATTCACGGTGGAAATATTGTCAGCGACAAGGAAAAGCCGGTGATCCAGCCCATCACTTTGAGTACTACCTTTGTCCACCAGCCCGAGTCGATGATCTATGCCAGGGCCAATAACCCAAACCGCCATGCGCTTGAGCAACTATTGGCTGGCTTGGAAAAAGGAGCAGATGCAGCGGCTTTTTCTTCCGGAAATGCAGCCGGCGTTTCGGTTTTTCAAGCTCTCGACCCTGGATCTCACTTGATCGCTCCGGATGATATGTATCACGGATTGAAAAATGCGATAGAAACTATTTTTAAAGGAATTCTGGAGGCCACTTTTGTGGATATGACCGATTTGGATGCAGTGGAGCAAGCTTTTCAGCCCAATACCAAATTGGTCTGGGTAGAGACTCCCTCAAACCCACTTTTGAAGATCACAGATATACGTGCTGTCGCAAAACTGGCAAAAGCCAAAGGAGCCATACTTGCCTGTGACAACACTTTTGCCACCCCGGTTTTCCAAAACCCTATAGCGCAGGGTGCGGATATAGTGATGCATTCCAGTACCAAGTATTTTGGCGGACACTCGGACATCATGGGTGGAGCACTGATTACGAAAGTGCAGGATGAGTTTTGGGAGAAAGTAAAGAATGTACAGATAGGTGGTGGAGCGGTACCTACTCCCATGGACTGTTACTACCTGTGCAGAAGTATCAAAACTTTGCCCTATAGGATGAAAGGCCATGCCGAACATGCGATGGTATTGGCAAATTTCCTCGATGGGCACCAGGCGGTAGAAAAAGTGTACTATCCGGGATTGAAAGCCCATCCAGGCCATGATATAGCCGCAGCTCAAATGACTGGTTTTGGCGGAATAGTTTCTTTTCTGGTCAAAAGTGGAGCGGACGCTGCGGACGTGGTGATCTCCAAGCTCAGGTATTTTACCAATGCTACCAGTTTGGGAGGGGTAGAAAGCTTGATCGAACGTAGGGCTGCAAGTGAGGGGCCTGACACATTGACCCCGCAAAACCTCATTCGTGTATCCGTGGGGTTAGAGCATTTGGATGACTTGCTGGAAGATTTAGAGCGGGCTTTAGCCGCAAGCTAA
- a CDS encoding RNA polymerase sigma factor, whose amino-acid sequence MNNQKLDTNLIKNILQGDRTAQFRLFELTKEMLYSTCYRIISDEDEANDALQDSYVEIFQKLHTLKHPEALLGWMKTITVRKAIQQHKKKIHFEEIDERNLEPSEEFDAWFDAELLDQAIQSLPNGARSVFLIVSVEGYSHKESAQLLGISESTSKSQLNYAKTLLKKRITKLLQA is encoded by the coding sequence ATGAACAATCAAAAGCTAGACACCAACCTGATCAAAAACATCCTCCAAGGAGACAGAACCGCTCAGTTCCGGCTTTTTGAATTGACTAAAGAAATGCTCTACTCTACCTGCTACCGGATCATAAGCGATGAAGATGAAGCCAATGATGCACTCCAGGATTCCTATGTGGAGATCTTTCAAAAACTCCATACACTCAAACATCCGGAAGCACTGCTAGGCTGGATGAAAACCATCACTGTCCGAAAAGCAATACAACAACACAAAAAGAAGATTCACTTCGAAGAAATCGACGAAAGGAATCTAGAACCCAGTGAAGAATTTGATGCTTGGTTTGATGCAGAGTTACTGGATCAGGCTATTCAAAGTTTGCCAAATGGTGCGAGGTCTGTTTTCCTGATCGTGTCGGTCGAAGGATACAGCCACAAGGAGTCTGCACAGCTATTGGGCATTTCGGAAAGCACCTCGAAGTCCCAGTTAAATTATGCGAAAACTCTATTAAAAAAAAGGATCACTAAACTGCTTCAGGCATGA
- a CDS encoding DUF4293 domain-containing protein, whose product MIQRVQSIFLLLVAIAMGLTLGMPLWVQELASSGETWKLDALFMNQMDASGEVLSSSSHWYIAAIAAFVGLLAIISIFQYRNRARQMMINMVNSLFMVALVAIVFLTTNGVNKEIGAVDNGSYEIGFWAILAAMVCNMLANRFIRKDEALIKSVDRIR is encoded by the coding sequence ATGATTCAGCGCGTACAATCAATATTCCTGCTTTTGGTGGCCATAGCCATGGGACTGACTTTGGGAATGCCCCTTTGGGTGCAGGAGCTTGCCAGCTCTGGTGAAACCTGGAAGCTTGATGCTTTATTTATGAACCAAATGGATGCATCCGGTGAAGTTTTGAGTTCAAGTTCTCACTGGTACATTGCTGCCATAGCTGCGTTTGTAGGACTATTGGCGATCATTTCCATATTCCAATACCGTAATCGTGCCCGTCAGATGATGATCAATATGGTCAATTCCTTGTTTATGGTAGCTTTGGTCGCTATTGTTTTTTTGACAACGAACGGAGTGAACAAAGAAATAGGTGCAGTGGACAATGGTTCCTACGAGATCGGATTTTGGGCTATTTTAGCCGCAATGGTCTGTAATATGCTGGCCAATCGCTTTATTAGAAAGGACGAAGCCTTGATCAAATCCGTGGATAGAATCAGATAG
- the truA gene encoding tRNA pseudouridine(38-40) synthase TruA, which yields MTMSKRYFLELSYKGTHYHGWQIQNNAISVQEVLEKSLETYFRHPVGIMGSGRTDTGVHASMQVCHFDTDAALDYQRFLRAINGILPKDIAISGIREVRSDAHARFDAVKRSYIYRVILQKSPFLEDFAWMNYFQPNVDLMNQAARILLKHEDFECFSKVHTEVKHFRCKIIHASWEQKDGELQFHITANRFLRGMVRAIVGTLMDVGLGRKTAEDLEQIIVSKDRKKAGKSAPAKGLFFSKIEYPADIYLD from the coding sequence ATGACCATGAGCAAAAGATATTTCCTGGAATTGAGCTACAAAGGGACCCATTATCATGGCTGGCAAATCCAGAACAATGCAATTTCTGTCCAAGAAGTGTTGGAAAAATCATTGGAGACTTACTTCCGTCACCCAGTAGGCATCATGGGCAGTGGCAGAACAGACACCGGAGTTCATGCCAGCATGCAGGTTTGCCACTTTGATACAGACGCTGCTTTGGATTACCAGCGATTTCTTAGAGCTATCAATGGGATTTTGCCTAAGGACATCGCCATTTCAGGCATTCGTGAAGTGAGGTCGGATGCTCATGCTAGATTTGACGCCGTAAAGCGCTCTTATATTTACAGGGTGATTTTACAGAAAAGTCCCTTTTTGGAAGATTTTGCCTGGATGAATTATTTCCAGCCAAATGTGGATTTGATGAACCAAGCTGCACGGATCTTGTTAAAACATGAGGATTTTGAATGCTTTAGCAAAGTCCATACCGAGGTCAAGCATTTTCGCTGCAAAATAATCCATGCCAGTTGGGAACAAAAAGACGGGGAATTGCAATTTCATATAACTGCAAACCGATTTTTGCGTGGAATGGTAAGAGCGATCGTGGGAACACTTATGGATGTGGGGCTAGGAAGAAAAACCGCTGAAGACCTAGAGCAAATAATCGTATCGAAGGATAGAAAAAAAGCCGGAAAATCAGCTCCAGCGAAAGGACTATTTTTTAGCAAAATCGAATATCCAGCAGACATTTATTTAGATTAA